The Oryza brachyantha chromosome 7, ObraRS2, whole genome shotgun sequence genomic interval GTTTTGATTATAAGCTTATGGCCTTTTATTGCATCAAgtagtaattaaaaataataaattggaTGCAGAGTTCATCCTGAATGGTACGTCGTTCTGGTTTCTGAATATACAATCTTTGCAGATTCAGCTGAAACACAGGAGACATTTGCAGACAAGGCAGGAATGGAGTAAAATGCTTTGCAAATTCGATGATTTCTTACTGTACACATATTACAGCACTCCTGTTTAGCACCTCTATTCGCTCATGGCGGATAatctgtatttaattaccctTCCATATCTCAGATTCATCTCTCTACATACATGATGGCATACATACACTGAAAACCAAGAATTAATATAAGAACAACTAATATACATGTACAGACTTCTTGCTttcacctataaaatcctttCTTTCATAAGCTGAACTCCAGATGAGTACCAGCACCGCCACTGACGATGgagctcatcatcatcatatctGTCAGGCTTGCAATCAAGAGAACAAAACCTCGAAGCCTTCTCTGACCTCCTCCTGGTCTTTCCATCTTCTCTTCTTTGATGAAGTAGCAGGGAATGTAGGGGAACACACCTGGAGCTTGCGCACATTTACTTTGGGCTACATTCACTTTGAGCTCTTCTTCCCCCACCATCTTTTCCGGGATTTCTCCTCATGATTGCCAACCTTCTGAAGGTTTACCTTGGTCTCCTTCAACCGAGATTTGTAGTCTTTCTTCCATGTCGCGAACCGGTCCTTGAGCTTCCGGAGTTCGTCATCCGGGTTCATGTTTGAACCAACCTGCCCGGACTTCACTGCAACAAGGAAACCAGCGTCGTCTTCGAACACCTGCCGCCTGTCCTCGAACTCCTTGGCTAAATGGTTTACAGCATTTAGCCTTCTGTCAGAATTTGGTGCTGCCACTCTAGCCTCAGGGTtgtgggtttgatatttgaatTCTGTCCCTTCAGGGGTATGTGTTCCCGTCGATGTATCTTCAGAGTCATAATGAGCATGAGTTGGAGCAGCATCGGTTCGAGCTGCTCGGGTCGCCACATCGTCTGAAGTTAGGCTCTTCTTAGCAGCCACAAGGCTCAGCTGAAATGAATACACATAATTACATCGGACTCCAGAAATCTTCTAATGACAATACAAGAAAACACTATTGCAAGCTATGGAAATAAGCCACTCTTCTCTATACAAGAGAGACTATTGTAAGCAATGGAACTAAGCCACTATTCTCTAACGTTCCAATCGTTGAAACCTTTGCAATAAGTCAATAATAGCTCAGTGCTGCACAATTTAGCTCCATTCAGAACAAATGTTCTTTAGCTCAAGATCAGATTGAAACATTATTGGGGGAACATGAAATTCATTGATAAGCAACGAAGTACAGAAGTGTATGCCGTAAACTAACTTAAAAGGTGTTACTGCACTctctcaaacaaaaataagcaACCATGAGAAATCAACAGGAAAATTACAATGTATTCCATAGATAATTACCTGCAGAGAGGAGAGCTGCTTCTTCCACGCCTCTTCCATAGATTTCATTTTGGCTTCATATTCTGACCATTTCTTCTCGTACTGGTCCAGTTGTTGCTTCAGCATTGCGTTCTCTTCCTCCTTGTCCCGCAATGCAGCCTCAGCTTTTGAAACACGTCCCTGGAGTTCTCCGATAACTGGTTGTCGAGGATAATCTCCATTCATTTCCTGCTATGGGATGATAATCATAAGAATACACCTTTGACGTCTATGCCACTAGAATGTTGAATCGATTCATAGCTTGTACAGGGAAAGCATCTCAGTAAGGAAAACAACAGTTGGAATCACAAAGTAGTGAAAATTTTCAGTAGCTATATGTTGGTGATTAGGTCAATACAGCAAGCAGATGTGGTTATGCAAATACCGgagcaatattttttaacatcaaTCTCAAATCCTTTGGTCAGTACTGCCCAATTGCTCAATACTGGATTAAAGCAGTATGCAGCTTGGGAGGTGGGGGACtacataatattaatatatagaaatccCTTGAGAGAGAACTCACATGATACATCCGCGCTTGTGAAACATTATTCCTTGCATGTATGACTTTGCTTTGACTAAACTTTGAGTCCTTCTCTTCCTTCAGGCACTTATATTTATTCCTGGCCAAGCATCCACGTATCACTGCAGACACATACAGAAGCAAATGATTAGATGTATGTGCCTATTGCAAACATGATGTCATTGAGCCTTCTCACGACTCTTTAAAGTACCTGATTGTAGAACGATAACATATTTGAGCTGATCAACATAAATGGTAGCTGCAAGTCGACACCTAGCATACTTCTGTATGATAATAGCTGCCCTCCGTCTTTTTACAACATGATCAAAGTGTATTCTTGCCTTTTGACCTCTTACGACTGtagattgcaaatttgcaaagcAAAATGTTAGGTGAAATATCTGGTATCTGTGAGCTGATAACTAAAGCAGGTGCCAGCGAGTAGTTTGGTAAACTACATTTTACACGTGCTAGAAGGTCAAGTTGTACAGAACATTCAAAACTAAAAGCATTAGcagaataaagataattacATGACTGCAAAATGATTGCTCCTTTCTTCAGTCCCTGGTATTCTTGTCGAGTATGCAACCCACGGAAGTTCTTCTGAATCCGAAGGGCTCCATGAAGCATCTGGCTTTTAGCATTTTCCAGTGCACCAACCTACAAGTTATCAATAAGAGTAGCACTCTATATCAAGCCAGTGTATGCTATTGGTCAGTCGGGTgtattttatccaaaaatgtAGCCTTGTTGTACCTGTCCTGTACGGAGAAACAATTTTGTGTAGCCAACTTGATACATTTCTGGTGGAATATTGAACTGTTGTAATACAGCAACAGAAATACTAAGAGGGTCCTGTGATGTGATGGAATGCAGGAGAAGACACCCATATCTGcagattataaaataaattggaaGTTGGCAATCAGCTAGTACACTAGTACAGAACATCATAACAAGTATGCTCATGAAGTCTGATTCTGCAAACTAGCAACCTCTCAGCAAACTGTTGGTGAGACATCCTAGTTGGATACCCTGCTCTTGATATCCGCACAACTTCGAGCACCCCACAACACTTAAGCTGGTGTGAAACAAGATCATGCTCAAATAGCATGGGGCGTTGTTTGCTATTTGGCTGGATGCATCGAATGAAATGAGGAGTTGTGTTTTCCAATTGCTGGATCAGCTTGAACAGTTGAGCCTGATAACATAGCATGAGGAGGGTTACATGGAAAATCaactttatagaaatatacacAACATTATGCATTAAGTTGTCATGGAACAAGAGCTAAAAGCATCACCATGAaagtaaatacaaaatataggGTTAAAAAGTAGAGGATGATGAACAACATTCTCCAACAAAATTATCTCATCCGATGAATACATGGAGTCATGGATGACTGAAAATGGTACCTTAAATTTGGTCACGACACTTTGCTTTTGTGAATCAGCGGCTAAGTGCCATGACAAAGTTGATTTATTCTGACAATCAGCAACCATGACAGAGGCAAAGTATTTTGGAAGCTCGCATTTACATGACGAGAGTAGTTGAATTAACTCGGAGTTCAATGGATCTCTGTTCTTCTCCAAGAACCCACTTGTATCATATGTCACCTAGAAACACAAATTGTGCAGTTAATCAAGCTGTAGACAGTAAGGCTTCTAAAAAAATGAGATAATTGACAGTAATGGACAAGTTCAAAGATGAAGTGATGGCTAGATTGAAACAACGTAAAGATACATCAACTTGAGGATCAGAGATCACCAACCTCTCCAGCATAATGACAAATCTTAAAAGCACCTTCCTGTTCACCCTTGAAGGCAGAGTTTCCCCTCAAGTGCTGCTTAAGCTTGTTAGCAAAAGAAAAGTCCGTCGCCTTTGGGAATGTAGACTCTTCATCCAGCAATGACAATAACCCTAGAGGTTTCtgcaatgcaaaaaaaagtaattatacAATAGTACATGCACAGAAAAAGCATGgaaatataagtttatatcaCAATGTATTCACATGCATAATAATTATGATGTCAGTTTTTTCAATAATTgcacataattattaatcacaTCTGCTTTATGACCTAGAATTTTTCACGGACAGTAACACACTCCACTTAATGATGCTTCTGTCTGGTCAAATTCTTCTCAATGTTCACTAAACTAGAGTAGCTCAGAATTGTGGAGTAGAAGGCTGGATGTCATTGTAAGGTTTGCTACAAAAGTTTGTAGCACCTACTACACAAAAGGGCAAATGATGGACACATGGAACTCTACAgaggcgaagaagaagagaacatAAAAGACAGAAACTTaaatatggtatttttttcctgCCACTGTCATGTAAGCAATTAAAAAGGAATTGCATGCACATAACAAGCTCAGAAGTCAGATCATTTCAAACTGACAATGTAGATTCAGAAAGTTTACGATCCATAGGAAAAGGGATACCATGAAACACACTACATACCTTCTCAAAGAGAGATAAGCAATCAGCGTTATCCACAAATTCCACATTAGCCCAGTCAATTCCATCCTCTAAATATTCCTGAAAAAAAGGGTAGAATTAGCATGCCTACATTGATCAGATCAAAGCAGGCACATCTAACTGAGGGTCTTAAAAATGATTGGCATCTGATCACATGCCCAAGTTCTGGGTAAACAAATGGGAAAGCAATTCATTTACACCTTTGCTAAAAAGGCATAGCAAGCAAACCACGATGTAACCCAGAATTGGCTTTCAAgaatttacatataaatacaagTCGTAATTATTTCAAAACTTTGGCACCACTACAAACAAATAGTCCTTGAAACCTTAGAATCTTACCTCCTGTTCTAGCTTGAAAAGATGTCGATTGAAGTGCTGTTGTAGCCTTTCGTTGGCATAGTTTATACAAAACTGCTCAAAACCATTCTTCTGTAGTGGTATGTATAGTTAAATGTTAACAACTGAGAAATTAGAAgacaaaatttgtatttagaATGCAATCTGTTCCATACATTGAAAGACTCGAACccataaatatctaaaatactTATGGATTTCCATGTGTACTCTCTTCCAGTTCCAAGTGAGTGATTAATTTGCTCAATAATCCAGTCAAACAAATGGGCATAAATGGACTTTGCTAGAGCATCCCTTGCATCAATGGCCTATAGACAGTAGAAAACATACAATAAAAACACAAttggaaaaataataagatgtGACCAATGATCCATGCTGCTAAATTTGCCAAGTAATTTACCTGAGTTAATGTCAGCTTTTGAATAATATTATCCTTTCCAGCTTGGATTTGACGTGTAGTGAGAGCACTCATCAATTGAGGTGTGCTGCAACCTAATAGCTTGGCTGCTGCAGCCAACCCTATAAAACATCATACAGAAGACGTTCAGTAAGCATGGCAAAAGCCAACTGGCACCAATACAGCTATTCCAATTTTGCTTTATAAGTGCAGGACGAAGATAACATGGCTCACAGTTTTACattctatacatattttctccAGCACATaccatataagaaaaaatagccATATAGAAGAGGAAAATTGTACCTTCATTTGAAACAATCTCCACGTGATTTTCATTGTCTATCACAGAGAATGAAATGTTTCCAAGCCACAAGACAGCTGCGAGCATGGAGAACAATTTCATTTGGTCTTCTTTAGATATTTGAATAATATCGAGCGCATCCTGCAAATGGAAAAAATGACATAAATAACAGATATTGTATGACAATAGCAGAAATTTGGATAGAAATGACAGTCAAATCTACAGCGACATTACCACTAGCATTGAAAACCTTTTGGCATCATCAACGCCATCAATTCTCAAGCAAGCACTCTGCTTTAAGTAATTGTAGTGATTGGCTTCTTTCAGAAACATTTTTTCTGCGCAGTATGGGTGGGAGAGAGGAATTAAGAAATGAACCACTATCTAGGaaagtttatattttgcaactaaaagaaaaacaagcatGTAGACAATAGCGATGTAATTACTCTTCAAAAGGGGAGGAGCTCCAGAGCACAGTTGATAGAAAATATGGAATGACCTCTCCCCTGTTGCCCTTCGAGCCACCCTTGACTGCATAGACAAGATACAAGACATTAGAACTTTCGTGGGGGGATCAGATCTGAGTTTTTGATAACAAGTGAAAATTACCAACCTTCTCTAACAGGACTGCTCCATGAGATTCAGTTTGAGGTTCATACATGCCCAAAGAAACAAGTTATCAGGAAACAGTTTTATGGATAGACATCTCAAACAATAAATTGTACAAAAGGCTTACATGTTTGAATTTTAGCTCCAGACAGCTTTCCAGTTTCAGAGAAGTGTATTTCAGTAAGTTTACCCTATATATTAAAATCATCATGGCATAATGAGAATActtaaaaatgattaattaatgaacaatGAAAAGACAATTTACATGAAGATAAACTCACGAATCTACTAGAGTTATCATtccgtgatgtttttgcattCCCTAATGCTTCCAGAATAACATTTGTCTGAAGAACCTCAGACTCCATTCCACTGGCATCCCCTAAAGTGGCCAAATATTGCATTGCAAATTTAGCTGTCTCAGTCTTGCCTGCTCCGCTTTCACCACTGAAATAATACAAAGACCACAGATAGAGCAATTAAAAACTGGGTTACATGGTCTTAAGATAGCTGTTATTATCATGGAATTATGGTAACATGTCCTaaccttattattatagatTGGTTTACGCCATCTGCAGAGAGGAGTTACATCAGATTATACTTGTTGCAAAACAATAGTATACAATGTTCTACTCTGTTTAGCACCTACCTCTTAGCATTTCATTAAAAGCCAAATCAGCTATTGCATACACATGTGGATCATCATTGAGCTTCTTCCTGTATTGTGTGATGAAATCTTTTCCATAGAGAGCAACTTCTTTTAATGGATTGACAGCAACCAGAACAGGCCCTGCTTTTGTCTACAAACACAAGAATACAAATGAACAGACTAAACTATAAAAGCATAATGAACTTGCAGGATAGTCCTTACATAAATAAGATCACGAGAATATCTGAACTGCAGATTGTAAAGAACCGAGGGTTCATTTAAATAGCTcatatggattaaattatCCACTCCATCAAGAATATCAGGGTTGACCGGCAAGAGTCTGTCTGGTGACAATGTCAAAACCTACACAGAAACAAttgagtgaaaaaaaaatgttacagaAATATACCTAGATAATTATGCCATTACTTTAGCATGAGACTCACCTCTCCATTAACCAGGAGTATTTCGACATCATCTCCAGAAACTGATTGAATCTGTCCAAGTTTCCATGTTGCGTCTGATGAAGAACACCAAACCCGGAGCTTctggagaaataaaaaaatgcaaatgtTATGgctttcattttttcttttgttaacaGCTATTTGAACTCAAAAGCATTATACATTCATACTCAAATCATCAAgggaaagaaataaaaagaagtaATCCTAATTGCATGTAAAATTGTTTTGATTGTCCAATATATCCATAGTTCCATACTTCTAAGGATAATAGTAACAATAACATGCAAAGTAGTCATAGATGTTCTTGATCCACTAGCCAAAACAAGTATAGAGTCTACTTCCTAGGCAATGAACAGGCATAAAGCCATTAAGCAACAACTGCCTACATCTGCTGATTAATGCTGCAGGACAACAGTTCAGCATGGATCTTGTTTGTGGATCCGTGAATACTACATAGAAGCAAGCTCAGGTATACAGATGCAACATATTATCAGATTGAAGGATCAGTGTGACTAACAATTCTCAGCCTTAACTCATGAATGAATTTTGCCATcatataagagcaagtattcAGTTCGTCATACTTCCATGTCATAAAGACAAAAAGTTCAGAGAACCTGTTGCCAATTACCATTTGTTCACATGATAACAAGATAAAATCCTATCAATTCACAATGAACAAAGTTTCTCACCTTCTGGAGGATATAATCCATGGTATCTGCGAACACCGGCTTCCCATTTGTCTTTGCCCTTGGGGAAACAGAAGGGGGCTCCTTGGAGACCAtcatctccttcctctccttaTGAAAGTTATCAACATACGGCGACTCCTCCAGCAGCTCCCCATTAGAGAATTTCCTTTTAGTCCCAAAGATGTGAGTTTTTACCACATTCTCCTCCTTGACCTCCTGACTACAAATCTTCTTCTCAACCCCTGGCTTCTTGTCAGCCATCACTGTATCCACCACAGCACCTTTCACCGTGCCATTCTCAAGCTTAACACCAGAAGGCAGTGATGGCCGTCTTGCACTGGGCAAGCGGCCACGGCACGTCGGCCGTGCTGGCAATGCCGGAGGCGCATCCTTGGGCTGCTCATCACGCTTCTTTATCGTCTCTAGCAAGACCTCGAGGGAGCTCTTCCCAGCGGCAGGGGCTGGCGCCATCACGGCGGCTGCAGAGAGCATCACCGCCGAGGAAATCAACAAGC includes:
- the LOC102701839 gene encoding myosin-1 isoform X1; translated protein: MLSAAAVMAPAPAAGKSSLEVLLETIKKRDEQPKDAPPALPARPTCRGRLPSARRPSLPSGVKLENGTVKGAVVDTVMADKKPGVEKKICSQEVKEENVVKTHIFGTKRKFSNGELLEESPYVDNFHKERKEMMVSKEPPSVSPRAKTNGKPVFADTMDYILQKKLRVWCSSSDATWKLGQIQSVSGDDVEILLVNGEVLTLSPDRLLPVNPDILDGVDNLIHMSYLNEPSVLYNLQFRYSRDLIYTKAGPVLVAVNPLKEVALYGKDFITQYRKKLNDDPHVYAIADLAFNEMLRDGVNQSIIISGESGAGKTETAKFAMQYLATLGDASGMESEVLQTNVILEALGNAKTSRNDNSSRFGKLTEIHFSETGKLSGAKIQTFLLEKSRVARRATGERSFHIFYQLCSGAPPLLKKKMFLKEANHYNYLKQSACLRIDGVDDAKRFSMLVDALDIIQISKEDQMKLFSMLAAVLWLGNISFSVIDNENHVEIVSNEGLAAAAKLLGCSTPQLMSALTTRQIQAGKDNIIQKLTLTQAIDARDALAKSIYAHLFDWIIEQINHSLGTGREYTWKSISILDIYGFESFNKNGFEQFCINYANERLQQHFNRHLFKLEQEEYLEDGIDWANVEFVDNADCLSLFEKKPLGLLSLLDEESTFPKATDFSFANKLKQHLRGNSAFKGEQEGAFKICHYAGEVTYDTSGFLEKNRDPLNSELIQLLSSCKCELPKYFASVMVADCQNKSTLSWHLAADSQKQSVVTKFKAQLFKLIQQLENTTPHFIRCIQPNSKQRPMLFEHDLVSHQLKCCGVLEVVRISRAGYPTRMSHQQFAERYGCLLLHSITSQDPLSISVAVLQQFNIPPEMYQVGYTKLFLRTGQVGALENAKSQMLHGALRIQKNFRGLHTRQEYQGLKKGAIILQSFVRGQKARIHFDHVVKRRRAAIIIQKYARCRLAATIYVDQLKYVIVLQSVIRGCLARNKYKCLKEEKDSKFSQSKVIHARNNVSQARMYHQEMNGDYPRQPVIGELQGRVSKAEAALRDKEEENAMLKQQLDQYEKKWSEYEAKMKSMEEAWKKQLSSLQLSLVAAKKSLTSDDVATRAARTDAAPTHAHYDSEDTSTGTHTPEGTEFKYQTHNPEARVAAPNSDRRLNAVNHLAKEFEDRRQVFEDDAGFLVAVKSGQVGSNMNPDDELRKLKDRFATWKKDYKSRLKETKVNLQKVGNHEEKSRKRWWGKKSSK
- the LOC102701839 gene encoding myosin-1 isoform X2, producing the protein MLSAAAVMAPAPAAGKSSLEVLLETIKKRDEQPKDAPPALPARPTCRGRLPSARRPSLPSGVKLENGTVKGAVVDTVMADKKPGVEKKICSQEVKEENVVKTHIFGTKRKFSNGELLEESPYVDNFHKERKEMMVSKEPPSVSPRAKTNGKPVFADTMDYILQKKLRVWCSSSDATWKLGQIQSVSGDDVEILLVNGEVLTLSPDRLLPVNPDILDGVDNLIHMSYLNEPSVLYNLQFRYSRDLIYTKAGPVLVAVNPLKEVALYGKDFITQYRKKLNDDPHVYAIADLAFNEMLRDGVNQSIIISGESGAGKTETAKFAMQYLATLGDASGMESEVLQTNVILEALGNAKTSRNDNSSRFGKLTEIHFSETGKLSGAKIQTFLLEKSRVARRATGERSFHIFYQLCSGAPPLLKKKMFLKEANHYNYLKQSACLRIDGVDDAKRFSMLVDALDIIQISKEDQMKLFSMLAAVLWLGNISFSVIDNENHVEIVSNEGLAAAAKLLGCSTPQLMSALTTRQIQAGKDNIIQKLTLTQAIDARDALAKSIYAHLFDWIIEQINHSLGTGREYTWKSISILDIYGFESFNKNGFEQFCINYANERLQQHFNRHLFKLEQEEYLEDGIDWANVEFVDNADCLSLFEKKPLGLLSLLDEESTFPKATDFSFANKLKQHLRGNSAFKGEQEGAFKICHYAGEVTYDTSGFLEKNRDPLNSELIQLLSSCKCELPKYFASVMVADCQNKSTLSWHLAADSQKQSVVTKFKAQLFKLIQQLENTTPHFIRCIQPNSKQRPMLFEHDLVSHQLKCCGVLEVVRISRAGYPTRMSHQQFAERYGCLLLHSITSQDPLSISVAVLQQFNIPPEMYQVGYTKLFLRTGQVGALENAKSQMLHGALRIQKNFRGLHTRQEYQGLKKGAIILQSFVRGQKARIHFDHVVKRRRAAIIIQKYARCRLAATIYVDQLKYVIVLQSVIRGCLARNKYKCLKEEKDSKFSQSKVIHARNNVSQARMYHEMNGDYPRQPVIGELQGRVSKAEAALRDKEEENAMLKQQLDQYEKKWSEYEAKMKSMEEAWKKQLSSLQLSLVAAKKSLTSDDVATRAARTDAAPTHAHYDSEDTSTGTHTPEGTEFKYQTHNPEARVAAPNSDRRLNAVNHLAKEFEDRRQVFEDDAGFLVAVKSGQVGSNMNPDDELRKLKDRFATWKKDYKSRLKETKVNLQKVGNHEEKSRKRWWGKKSSK